A genomic stretch from Terriglobia bacterium includes:
- a CDS encoding DUF1501 domain-containing protein, with the protein MLTRRCFIRSSAVAVAGAGLAPSWLRAASQETKKKKILIAIFQRGAADGLNIVVPYFEQPYYDLRPGIAIPAPGSGRPNSAIDLDGRFGLHPQLQQLKPLWDSKQLAIVEATGSPDPSRSHFEAQDYMEAGIPGNAAGDGWLNRAMQPEPGASTLRAIAVGAQLPRTLRGNWPAVAVNNLDQFKVHDQNSADILQAMYATTPDAKLHASGKETFEAVKMVDAINQKPYAPANGAQYNNEFGRGLQQIARLIKADAGVEAAFADIGGWDHHSNEPGQLNGLLQQYGSALAAFVRDMGDRMDDIVLVTMSEFGRTVKEDGNNGTDHGHGNVMMVLGGPVRGGHIYGRWPGLAPDQLYENRDLAVTTDFRDVLGELVQKHLGQSTDKVFPGYKPGPALGLI; encoded by the coding sequence ATGCTGACTCGGCGTTGCTTCATTCGTTCTTCGGCTGTTGCAGTTGCAGGCGCCGGACTGGCGCCTTCATGGCTTCGGGCCGCGTCGCAGGAAACGAAGAAAAAGAAAATCCTGATCGCGATCTTTCAGCGCGGCGCCGCCGACGGTCTGAATATCGTGGTGCCTTATTTCGAGCAACCGTATTACGACCTGCGGCCCGGGATTGCAATTCCAGCGCCCGGCAGCGGCAGGCCGAACAGCGCGATCGATCTCGACGGCCGTTTCGGATTGCATCCACAGCTTCAGCAGCTCAAGCCGCTCTGGGACAGCAAACAACTCGCAATCGTCGAGGCCACGGGTTCTCCTGATCCTTCGCGTTCGCACTTCGAAGCTCAGGATTATATGGAGGCCGGTATTCCCGGAAATGCCGCGGGAGACGGTTGGCTGAATCGCGCGATGCAGCCCGAGCCCGGCGCCTCGACGTTGCGCGCGATCGCCGTCGGCGCCCAATTGCCGCGGACCCTTCGCGGTAACTGGCCTGCGGTTGCGGTCAATAACCTGGACCAATTCAAAGTCCACGATCAAAACTCAGCCGATATCCTGCAAGCGATGTATGCCACGACGCCGGATGCCAAGCTCCACGCGTCGGGGAAAGAAACATTCGAAGCCGTAAAGATGGTCGACGCTATCAATCAAAAGCCATACGCGCCCGCGAACGGCGCCCAATACAACAACGAATTCGGCCGTGGCCTGCAGCAGATCGCGCGTCTCATCAAAGCCGACGCCGGCGTTGAGGCGGCTTTTGCGGACATCGGAGGCTGGGACCACCACAGTAATGAACCAGGGCAGTTGAACGGACTGCTGCAGCAATATGGCAGCGCCCTCGCTGCTTTCGTCCGCGACATGGGCGACCGTATGGATGACATCGTCCTGGTGACGATGTCCGAATTCGGCCGGACTGTGAAAGAGGACGGAAACAATGGAACCGATCACGGCCACGGAAACGTGATGATGGTGCTGGGAGGTCCGGTACGCGGCGGTCACATCTACGGACGCTGGCCCGGCCTCGCGCCCGACCAGCTTTATGAAAATCGCGACCTCGCCGTCACCACCGATTTCCGCGATGTACTGGGCGAACTCGTCCAGAAACATCTCGGGCAGAGCACCGACAAGGTCTTTCCTGGCTATAAGCCCGGCCCCGCTCTGGGTTTGATCTGA
- a CDS encoding carboxypeptidase regulatory-like domain-containing protein → MNPRRFTWIVLTLLALASAETSFAQSQTASGDVKGTITDATGGVLAGATVTITSIDTHLERSVSTDGMGNFRFFLVPPADYEVKVQLPAFSTYTVGSLHVGIGQTVTLNAVLQPAAIRQEVLVQDETPAIEPEKTQQSNTIDERQIENLPINERNFLNFTLLTRGVTDSKGIVTFSLPQANTSGLSFLGQSGRSNNVTIDGADNNDDAVGAVRSTLSQEAIQEFQINRSGFSAEFGRAGGGLINIVSKSGANRVSGDVFGFFRDHRFDARNPFAFGPGGSNIDPPYSRQQAGFTVGGPIKKDRTFYFLSYEGLRERESNFVTFMENATFFQPTASQQALIQGLEASPAPSLRASGAMLNTYLTTSPQLFPETINVLQSNSGIFPYKNNNNTASLRLDHSLSPSNQMFGRLTFTDIDTIGGNTGGLIAPSRGANFAIQDYSGALADSHFFSPSKVNEFRFQFASRMYNVLPQDAFGPEITINGVAELGRDFFLPSNRTEERWQWLDNLTLVEGRHEIKFGVDFDYIPLQTTTEVFLGGRFIFGTGIPLANVIDTLLGPGNSTTLAAGLTATGRADLVPNLSDSISSLQGFNFGLPIVYQQGFGNPQAAITNKQTAAYIQDNFKAHSTLTLNFGLRYDIEFQPPPVHRDRNNFGPRFGFSYSPDTKTAVRGGYGIYYSPLFEALSFEARVLNGTQISQIFLPLTGLPALGVNTTSAQVWGLAEQLKVFGSRTLTANDIALLGLRPGVTPPVLISTSPKIVNPYSQQFSLGIDRTVSGITFSANYIGNRGVKLIRSRNDNLTQTGTNAFGPVDGPINPAILQDNRTETSGSSIYHGLALSVTKRFRRRYQILASYTVSKAIDDTTDFITDLQASNQLNLRAERGLSSFDQRHRLILSSVMEPVGGITVAPIFTYASGHPFNLLLGFDANNDTNANTDRPAFAGRNTGLGPNDIDFDLRVSRELRLRRDSNYRLEGLVEAFNLFNRVNFSGLNNIVGIMPFSTYRAAGDRNRNPSDPLGFTSAFDPRQIQLGVKLKF, encoded by the coding sequence ATGAACCCCAGACGTTTTACCTGGATAGTACTTACGCTGCTGGCGCTGGCTTCGGCTGAAACTTCTTTTGCTCAATCCCAGACGGCGTCGGGCGACGTCAAGGGCACGATCACGGATGCGACGGGCGGCGTCCTGGCCGGAGCGACGGTCACGATCACGAGCATCGATACGCACCTCGAACGTTCTGTGTCCACCGACGGCATGGGCAACTTCAGATTCTTTCTTGTACCGCCTGCGGACTACGAAGTGAAAGTACAGCTGCCAGCGTTTTCGACGTATACCGTGGGGTCCCTGCACGTCGGGATCGGGCAGACGGTGACCCTCAATGCGGTGTTGCAGCCCGCTGCGATCCGGCAGGAAGTGCTGGTGCAGGATGAGACTCCCGCCATTGAACCGGAAAAGACCCAGCAGTCGAACACGATCGACGAGCGACAGATCGAAAACCTTCCGATCAATGAGCGGAACTTTCTCAATTTCACGTTGCTGACGCGTGGTGTGACGGACTCCAAAGGAATCGTCACATTCTCGTTGCCCCAGGCGAACACCTCCGGTTTGTCATTTCTCGGCCAGAGCGGCCGTTCCAACAACGTCACGATCGATGGCGCCGACAACAATGATGACGCCGTCGGCGCGGTCCGGTCGACGCTAAGCCAGGAAGCGATCCAGGAGTTTCAGATCAACCGTTCCGGCTTCTCGGCCGAGTTCGGCCGCGCCGGTGGCGGACTGATCAACATCGTTTCGAAATCCGGCGCGAACCGTGTGAGCGGAGACGTCTTCGGCTTTTTTCGCGACCATAGGTTCGATGCGCGAAATCCATTTGCTTTCGGACCCGGCGGATCGAACATCGATCCGCCGTATTCCCGCCAGCAGGCGGGGTTCACTGTGGGCGGTCCGATAAAAAAGGACCGGACTTTCTATTTTCTGTCGTATGAAGGATTGCGCGAGCGGGAATCGAACTTTGTCACGTTCATGGAAAACGCGACGTTCTTCCAGCCGACGGCTTCTCAACAGGCCTTGATCCAAGGCCTCGAGGCCAGCCCGGCGCCATCACTGAGAGCGTCCGGCGCGATGCTCAATACCTATCTGACGACTTCGCCGCAGCTCTTTCCGGAAACGATCAATGTTCTTCAGTCGAACAGCGGGATCTTTCCATACAAGAACAACAACAACACCGCCTCACTGCGGCTGGATCACTCGTTGTCGCCGTCCAATCAGATGTTCGGACGGCTGACCTTTACCGATATCGATACAATCGGCGGAAACACCGGCGGTCTGATAGCTCCCTCGCGCGGCGCGAATTTCGCGATTCAGGACTATTCGGGCGCGCTTGCCGACTCGCATTTCTTTTCGCCGTCCAAGGTGAACGAGTTCCGCTTCCAGTTTGCCAGCCGGATGTACAACGTGCTTCCTCAGGACGCCTTTGGCCCGGAGATCACGATCAACGGTGTGGCAGAACTTGGCCGCGATTTCTTTCTGCCGTCCAACCGGACGGAGGAGCGCTGGCAGTGGCTCGACAACCTGACTCTCGTCGAGGGCCGCCACGAAATCAAATTCGGTGTGGACTTCGACTACATTCCGCTTCAGACGACCACCGAAGTGTTCCTCGGAGGACGTTTTATTTTTGGAACGGGAATACCGCTCGCAAACGTGATCGATACGCTGCTGGGGCCCGGCAATTCCACCACGCTGGCCGCGGGACTGACCGCAACCGGACGCGCCGATCTGGTGCCGAACCTGTCCGATTCGATCAGCTCGCTGCAGGGATTCAACTTCGGATTGCCGATCGTGTACCAGCAGGGATTCGGCAACCCGCAGGCGGCGATCACCAATAAACAGACGGCCGCATATATCCAGGACAATTTCAAAGCCCACTCGACGCTGACGCTGAATTTCGGGCTGCGCTATGACATCGAATTCCAGCCGCCGCCGGTGCATCGCGACCGCAACAATTTCGGGCCGCGGTTCGGCTTTTCCTACAGCCCCGATACAAAGACAGCGGTCCGTGGCGGTTACGGCATCTATTATTCGCCGCTGTTTGAAGCCCTCAGCTTCGAGGCGCGGGTTCTCAACGGCACTCAGATCTCACAGATTTTCCTTCCGCTCACGGGCTTGCCGGCGCTGGGAGTCAATACGACTTCGGCTCAGGTTTGGGGACTTGCAGAGCAGTTGAAGGTTTTCGGCAGCCGCACCTTGACCGCGAACGACATCGCGCTGCTCGGCTTGCGGCCCGGTGTGACGCCGCCCGTTCTCATCAGCACCAGTCCCAAAATCGTGAATCCCTACAGCCAGCAATTCAGCCTGGGTATCGACCGGACTGTTTCCGGTATTACCTTTAGCGCCAATTACATCGGAAACCGCGGCGTGAAACTCATTCGCTCGCGAAACGACAACCTGACGCAGACGGGAACGAATGCCTTCGGCCCGGTGGATGGTCCGATCAACCCGGCGATTCTGCAGGACAACCGCACCGAGACTTCCGGCAGTTCGATTTATCACGGTCTGGCATTGAGCGTCACGAAACGGTTCAGGCGCCGCTATCAGATTCTGGCGTCTTATACGGTTTCGAAGGCAATCGACGATACGACGGACTTCATCACGGATCTTCAGGCTTCGAATCAGCTGAATCTGCGCGCGGAGCGCGGCTTGTCGTCGTTCGATCAGCGTCACCGGCTGATTCTCAGCAGCGTTATGGAACCGGTCGGTGGCATCACCGTCGCGCCGATCTTTACTTATGCCAGTGGTCATCCGTTCAATCTGCTGCTGGGCTTTGATGCGAACAACGACACCAACGCCAACACCGACCGTCCGGCCTTCGCCGGCAGGAACACCGGACTCGGGCCGAACGATATCGATTTCGATCTGCGGGTCTCCAGGGAACTCCGGCTCCGGCGGGACTCGAATTACCGTCTGGAAGGGCTCGTCGAGGCTTTCAATCTTTTCAATCGAGTGAATTTTTCCGGGCTGAACAACATTGTCGGAATCATGCCGTTCTCCACGTACAGGGCGGCAGGGGACCGGAATCGCAACCCCTCGGATCCGTTGGGCTTTACCTCCGCCTTCGACCCGCGGCAGATCCAACTGGGCGTGAAGCTGAAGTTTTAG
- a CDS encoding pyridoxal phosphate-dependent aminotransferase, with translation MQLAEKMSRLGTESAFDVLVRARALEKQGKNIIHLEIGEPDFPTPPHVVEAGKAALTEGWTKYGPSAGFPEFREVIAAYVSRTRGIKVDADNICVVPGGKPVMFYSMMALLEPGDEVIYPNPTFPIYESIVNFVGAKPMPVPLDENRGFAFDLNVLRDRLSKKTKMVILNSPANPTGGVISKEDLKQIAGMLRERDVMILSDEIYSRIFYDNEPSSITSLDGMLEKTIILDGFSKTYSMTGWRLGYGVMPHWLAAAVTQLAVNCNSCTASFVQRAGMAALQGPQDAVTAMVKEFRRRRDAMVQGLNEIPGFRCVLPDGAFYAFPNVTGTKVPAKELANLLLNEAGVACLWGSAFGQYGDGYLRFSYANSLENIQEAISRIRKLSTRWA, from the coding sequence ATGCAACTCGCTGAAAAAATGTCCCGGCTCGGGACGGAATCTGCTTTCGACGTATTAGTTCGGGCGCGAGCGCTCGAGAAGCAAGGGAAAAATATCATTCACCTGGAGATTGGTGAGCCCGATTTCCCGACGCCCCCGCACGTTGTGGAAGCGGGAAAGGCCGCACTCACCGAGGGATGGACGAAGTACGGGCCGAGCGCCGGATTTCCGGAATTCCGGGAAGTGATTGCGGCATACGTGTCGCGGACCCGCGGCATCAAAGTCGATGCCGACAACATCTGCGTCGTGCCCGGAGGCAAGCCGGTCATGTTTTACAGCATGATGGCGCTGCTCGAACCGGGCGACGAAGTGATTTATCCGAATCCGACATTCCCGATCTACGAGTCGATCGTCAATTTTGTGGGCGCGAAACCCATGCCTGTGCCGCTCGACGAAAATCGGGGGTTCGCTTTCGATCTGAATGTGCTTCGTGACCGCCTCTCGAAAAAGACCAAGATGGTGATTCTGAATTCACCCGCGAACCCGACCGGGGGGGTCATTTCGAAGGAAGACCTGAAGCAGATTGCCGGCATGCTCCGGGAACGGGACGTCATGATCCTCAGCGACGAAATCTATTCGAGGATCTTCTATGACAACGAACCGTCGTCCATCACAAGCCTGGACGGCATGCTCGAAAAGACCATCATCCTGGATGGATTCTCGAAGACCTATTCCATGACCGGCTGGCGCCTCGGTTATGGCGTGATGCCGCACTGGCTGGCTGCTGCGGTGACGCAATTGGCGGTCAATTGCAATTCATGCACCGCGAGCTTCGTTCAGCGCGCAGGAATGGCGGCGCTGCAGGGCCCGCAGGACGCCGTTACGGCCATGGTCAAAGAGTTCCGCCGGCGTCGTGATGCGATGGTCCAGGGATTGAATGAGATTCCCGGCTTCCGGTGCGTTCTGCCCGACGGCGCGTTTTATGCTTTCCCCAACGTCACCGGCACCAAAGTGCCGGCCAAGGAACTGGCCAATCTGCTTCTGAACGAGGCCGGCGTCGCATGTTTGTGGGGAAGCGCTTTCGGTCAATACGGCGACGGCTACCTGCGCTTCAGCTACGCCAATTCGCTGGAGAATATCCAGGAAGCGATTTCGCGGATCCGAAAGCTTTCGACCCGGTGGGCGTGA
- a CDS encoding VWA domain-containing protein, whose translation MAFTRFLIVLLASAVLIPGFLVAQQKATQEPQTLSVNVELVNVLFTVSDKSGKFITNLPKDDFKVFEDEQQQKISNFSNETNLPLSVALLFDTSASIQGRLQFEQDAAGEFFQTTLRRGKDKALVITFDRSVALAQDYTDDTELLIKAIGKVHAGGNTAMFDAAYEAMTKKLAGQEGRHVIIVISDGDDNLSEKTLDETIEMAQKTDTVIYAVGTSSPELFGSTKERGNKYLKRLVDETGGKLFLPTKADDLTKSFLEISEELRSQYTLGYRSSNNKHDGAYRKIRITASNKQFKVRAREGYYAPRPSAN comes from the coding sequence ATGGCATTTACACGATTCCTTATAGTTTTGCTCGCCAGTGCGGTTCTGATCCCCGGCTTTCTTGTCGCGCAGCAAAAGGCCACACAGGAGCCCCAGACCCTTTCCGTCAACGTCGAACTTGTCAATGTGTTGTTCACCGTATCCGACAAAAGCGGCAAATTCATAACGAACCTTCCCAAGGACGACTTCAAGGTTTTTGAAGACGAGCAACAGCAGAAGATTTCGAATTTCAGCAATGAAACCAATCTCCCCTTGAGTGTCGCGCTGCTGTTCGACACCAGCGCCAGCATCCAGGGCCGGCTCCAATTCGAACAGGACGCCGCGGGGGAGTTCTTTCAAACGACATTGCGGCGCGGGAAGGACAAGGCGTTGGTAATAACATTCGACCGGTCCGTCGCTCTTGCGCAGGATTACACGGACGACACGGAACTGCTGATCAAGGCGATCGGGAAAGTGCATGCGGGCGGCAATACGGCTATGTTCGACGCCGCCTACGAGGCGATGACGAAGAAACTCGCCGGCCAGGAAGGCCGTCACGTGATCATCGTGATCAGCGACGGCGACGACAACCTCAGCGAGAAAACCCTCGATGAGACGATCGAGATGGCGCAGAAGACGGATACGGTCATTTACGCCGTCGGCACGAGTTCGCCGGAATTGTTCGGCTCGACCAAAGAGCGTGGAAACAAATACCTCAAGAGGCTGGTCGACGAAACCGGCGGAAAGTTGTTCCTGCCCACGAAAGCCGACGATCTGACGAAGTCATTCCTCGAGATCAGCGAAGAATTGCGGTCCCAGTACACGCTCGGCTACCGTTCTTCCAACAACAAACATGACGGCGCTTACCGCAAGATCCGCATCACTGCATCCAATAAACAATTCAAAGTCCGCGCCCGCGAAGGGTACTATGCTCCGCGGCCTTCCGCGAACTGA
- a CDS encoding DUF6152 family protein, which produces MKALCISTFVVLVLVTVAVPLSAHHSWPVSYDRLVTVKGTVIQFAWSNPHPMMTLEVQTTDGRREKWLIGGPAINRLEANGWSKTTVKPGDVITGIGYQFADGEKVIRLERVVLADGKELRLYGR; this is translated from the coding sequence ATGAAGGCCCTGTGCATTTCAACATTTGTCGTCCTTGTTCTGGTCACCGTCGCAGTTCCGCTATCGGCGCACCACTCATGGCCGGTGAGCTATGACCGGCTCGTGACAGTAAAGGGCACTGTAATCCAGTTCGCCTGGTCTAACCCGCATCCGATGATGACCCTTGAGGTTCAGACCACCGATGGCCGGAGGGAGAAATGGCTGATCGGCGGCCCCGCTATCAACCGCCTGGAGGCCAACGGTTGGAGCAAGACGACAGTGAAACCAGGCGACGTGATCACGGGCATCGGCTATCAGTTCGCCGACGGCGAGAAGGTCATCCGGCTCGAACGCGTGGTGCTGGCCGACGGGAAGGAACTCCGCCTCTACGGCCGCTAG
- a CDS encoding response regulator, producing the protein MARATILLVEDRDLAALLQCVLRSAGYRVLICRTGRHALQICGRLGLKIELVLTTFLLPDTDGAELAVQLKNAHPHLKIIGMSIYQASATRFAGCGIAFLQKPFSYAELIARIREVIG; encoded by the coding sequence ATGGCACGAGCAACCATACTTCTGGTGGAGGACCGCGACCTTGCGGCCCTCTTGCAGTGCGTTCTGCGCTCCGCGGGATATCGGGTGCTGATCTGCAGAACCGGGCGGCACGCTTTACAAATCTGTGGGCGCCTCGGGTTGAAAATCGAGCTCGTGCTGACGACCTTTCTGCTGCCCGATACCGATGGCGCCGAATTGGCCGTTCAACTAAAGAACGCTCATCCTCATCTGAAAATCATCGGAATGTCTATTTATCAGGCCAGCGCAACGCGATTCGCCGGGTGTGGCATCGCGTTTCTTCAAAAGCCGTTCAGCTATGCCGAACTCATCGCCAGAATTCGCGAAGTTATCGGCTGA
- a CDS encoding MmcQ/YjbR family DNA-binding protein: MPKRTVNFDTVRDIGLTLPGVEESTAYGSRALKVHGKLMAGMAVNRSAEPNSLVVRVDNDDRDELLAAAPDIYYLTDHYELYNAVLVRLSRVTPAVLRDLLGMAHKFISRNVSGTTARKRRRS; this comes from the coding sequence ATGCCTAAACGAACCGTCAATTTCGACACCGTGCGGGATATCGGACTGACCTTACCGGGCGTCGAAGAGAGCACCGCCTACGGCTCCAGAGCTCTCAAGGTCCATGGAAAACTCATGGCCGGGATGGCCGTCAACCGCTCTGCCGAACCCAATTCGCTTGTCGTTCGTGTGGATAACGATGATCGAGATGAACTGCTTGCGGCGGCGCCCGACATCTACTATCTGACGGACCACTACGAACTCTACAATGCAGTTTTAGTCCGGCTGTCTCGCGTCACTCCCGCTGTATTGCGGGACCTGCTCGGCATGGCGCACAAGTTCATTTCCAGAAACGTGTCCGGGACCACGGCGCGAAAGCGGAGACGCTCGTAA
- a CDS encoding isoprenylcysteine carboxylmethyltransferase family protein: MKLNIATLVIGLLAVTLLVAARGNQPWTALRLAGIVIGSPALALLIVARIQLGRSFSVAPEATAIVTHGLYSRIRHPIYVFSSLFIVGLILYMQHPLWLLALIVLIPVQILRARAEERILTRTFGKKYERYKAKTWL; this comes from the coding sequence ATGAAGTTGAACATCGCTACGCTTGTCATTGGATTGCTTGCCGTAACCTTATTGGTAGCGGCTCGCGGCAATCAACCGTGGACCGCGCTACGGCTCGCCGGAATTGTCATCGGATCGCCGGCTCTTGCGCTTCTGATCGTGGCCAGGATACAACTGGGCCGTTCGTTTTCCGTTGCACCGGAGGCTACAGCCATTGTTACTCACGGCCTGTATTCACGCATTCGCCATCCGATCTATGTATTCAGCTCGTTATTTATAGTGGGCCTCATTCTGTATATGCAGCATCCGCTGTGGTTGCTGGCGCTGATCGTCCTCATCCCCGTTCAGATCCTTCGCGCCCGGGCGGAGGAGCGAATCCTCACCCGCACATTCGGCAAGAAGTATGAGAGGTACAAGGCAAAAACCTGGCTGTAA
- a CDS encoding YdeI/OmpD-associated family protein, with product MTLLQKLKPKPGAAAVINSPKDLAVEFKSIKPSVSIPARAKEHFDFVLLFALSSKELEPHWRRIIPALKQDAVFWVAYPKKNSGIPSDLSGMSGPWSVSCGSAWQPVASAAIDDTWTGIRFKLAPNLENDRKDRQSEEICDADGTVVVDRVNRVVRSPKDLAALLSKHPEALAFFDSLSFTNRKEYVVWIVEAKKSETRANRVEMALEKMVSNRKNPSEK from the coding sequence ATGACGCTACTTCAAAAACTCAAGCCCAAGCCGGGTGCAGCCGCCGTGATCAATTCGCCGAAAGACCTCGCAGTCGAGTTCAAGTCGATCAAGCCATCGGTTTCGATTCCGGCCAGAGCCAAAGAGCATTTCGATTTCGTGCTGCTGTTTGCGCTCAGCTCGAAGGAACTGGAGCCTCATTGGAGGCGGATCATCCCTGCGCTCAAACAGGATGCGGTGTTCTGGGTGGCTTATCCCAAGAAGAACTCGGGCATTCCGTCGGATTTGTCGGGAATGTCCGGTCCCTGGTCGGTTTCCTGCGGGTCTGCATGGCAACCCGTCGCGTCCGCAGCGATCGATGACACGTGGACGGGTATCCGATTTAAACTTGCGCCTAATCTGGAAAACGACCGCAAGGACCGGCAGTCCGAGGAAATCTGCGATGCCGACGGAACCGTGGTGGTGGATCGAGTCAACCGCGTCGTTCGGTCCCCGAAAGATCTCGCCGCCCTACTCTCGAAGCACCCGGAAGCCCTGGCATTCTTCGACAGTCTATCGTTCACGAACCGCAAGGAATATGTGGTCTGGATCGTCGAGGCGAAGAAAAGCGAAACGCGCGCGAATCGCGTGGAAATGGCGCTGGAGAAGATGGTCTCGAACAGGAAAAACCCATCCGAGAAGTGA
- a CDS encoding DUF423 domain-containing protein: protein MDRTFLLIGAVLGFLGVVFGAFGAHALRSRLSPEMLAVFETAVRYQMYHAFAVLIVAAAIGRIGNAGLLVMAGWFFFAGVVLFSGSLYVLALTGMGMLGAITPIGGLLFLIGWACLVVFALAI, encoded by the coding sequence ATGGACCGAACCTTCTTGTTGATTGGAGCTGTGCTGGGTTTTCTGGGTGTGGTTTTTGGCGCCTTCGGCGCTCACGCCCTGAGAAGCCGGCTTTCGCCCGAGATGCTGGCGGTTTTCGAGACAGCTGTGCGCTATCAGATGTACCACGCATTTGCGGTACTGATCGTCGCCGCCGCCATCGGGCGTATCGGAAATGCCGGACTCCTCGTGATGGCTGGGTGGTTTTTCTTTGCGGGCGTTGTACTGTTTTCGGGAAGCCTGTACGTGCTGGCCCTTACAGGTATGGGGATGCTTGGCGCGATCACACCGATTGGTGGTCTGCTTTTCCTGATCGGCTGGGCATGCCTCGTGGTGTTCGCGCTGGCAATCTGA
- a CDS encoding TIGR03435 family protein — protein sequence MRRVIILLIASCAIVFGQARPEFEVASIKPASGGIEQVGVGLHIDGAQVSLSTMSIKDLVAMSYRVRTNQITGPDWIGSQRFNISAKLPDGASQDQVPQMLQSLLAERFQMKMHRETREFPVYALGIGKTGLKITELPSDPDSDYRSGGPIEVAAGGNANGAVMNLGKGTSLTLGPTSFEAKKLDMPRFADLLSRFMDRPVVDTTSLKGHYDFTLELTPEDRIAILIRGGINQGAVLPPQALRLLDFGSNASLVNSLQKAGLTFEAKTAPLEILVIDSVQKTPTEN from the coding sequence ATGCGGCGCGTCATTATTCTTTTGATTGCCTCATGTGCGATTGTTTTCGGACAAGCGCGCCCGGAATTCGAGGTCGCCTCGATTAAGCCTGCCTCCGGCGGGATCGAGCAGGTCGGAGTTGGTCTCCATATCGACGGTGCGCAAGTCTCGCTTTCAACCATGTCCATTAAAGACCTTGTGGCCATGTCGTACCGCGTAAGGACGAATCAGATCACCGGCCCTGACTGGATCGGCAGCCAGCGCTTCAACATCTCCGCAAAGCTGCCGGACGGGGCATCACAGGATCAGGTTCCCCAGATGCTTCAGAGTCTGCTCGCCGAACGTTTCCAGATGAAAATGCACCGCGAAACGCGAGAGTTCCCGGTCTATGCTCTCGGCATTGGGAAGACGGGATTGAAGATCACGGAGCTTCCTTCCGACCCCGATTCCGATTACCGAAGCGGCGGCCCCATCGAAGTCGCAGCCGGTGGAAACGCAAACGGCGCCGTTATGAACCTGGGCAAAGGAACATCGTTGACCCTTGGCCCCACTTCCTTCGAAGCGAAGAAACTCGACATGCCTCGCTTTGCGGACCTGCTCTCGCGTTTTATGGACCGGCCGGTAGTCGATACGACCAGCCTCAAGGGACATTACGACTTTACACTCGAACTCACACCGGAAGATCGGATCGCCATACTGATTCGCGGCGGGATCAATCAGGGCGCCGTTTTGCCGCCACAGGCGCTGCGGTTGCTCGATTTCGGCTCCAACGCTTCGCTGGTGAATTCGCTGCAGAAAGCCGGATTAACCTTTGAAGCCAAAACAGCGCCTCTCGAAATACTCGTCATCGACAGCGTTCAGAAAACGCCGACCGAAAACTGA